Proteins from a genomic interval of Lycium ferocissimum isolate CSIRO_LF1 chromosome 2, AGI_CSIRO_Lferr_CH_V1, whole genome shotgun sequence:
- the LOC132047457 gene encoding uncharacterized protein LOC132047457: MAMEEEMAEPYSGWRLFFDGKVNYQGSGIGAVLISKTGQHYPMAVKIDFRWTNNMAEYEACILGLRMALDKNIQELLVIRDSDFLINQMKGNWATKNVKILPYVNMSQRLCGRFKSIDFRHTPRAQNEFADTLATIASMIQHPESARINLLEITLREEQAHCAYVEAKLDGQPWYVDIKAYLEKGEYPLESSANQKKIIRRLANGFFLNKEVLYKRTPELRLLRCVDAEEATKLLKEVHARTCGPHMNGFVLTKKILRTRYYWMTMEHDSCKFMQKCHQCQIHGDLIKVPPTELHAMSSPWPFVAWGMDVIAPVEPPVSNGDHFILVVIDYFTK; this comes from the coding sequence ATGGCCATGGAAGAAGAGATGGCGGAACCATATTCGGGCTGGAGACTGTTCTTCGATGGAAAAGTCAATTACCAAGGATCAGGCATCGGAGCAGTGTTGATATCGAAAACAGGTCAACACTATCCGATGGCCGTAAAGATCGACTTTAGATGGACCAACAATATGGCGGAATACGAAGCATGTATCCTAGGCCTCAGGATGGCACTGGACAAGAACATACAAGAATTATTGGTAATCAGGGACTCCGATTTTCTCATCAATCAAATGAAAGGAAATTGGGCAACCAAAAATGTTAAAATACTCCCATATGTGAATATGTCACAAAGATTGTGTGGAAGATTCAAGAGTATTGACTTCAGGCATACTCCAAGGGCCCAGAATGAGTTCGCAGACACATTGGCCACGATAGCGTCTATGATCCAACATCCTGAGAGCGCCCGCATTAATCTGTTAGAGATCACACTGAGGGAAGAGCAGGCTCACTGTGCCTATGTAGAGGCTAAGCTAGATGGCCAACCATGGTACGTCGACATCAAGGCCTACCTGGAAAAAGGGGAATATCCTCTAGAGAGTTCggcaaatcaaaagaaaatcatCAGGAGATTGGCCAATGGTTTCTTCTTGAACAAGGAAGTACTGTACAAAAGGACCCCTGAACTCCGGTTGCTCAGATGCGTGGATGCCGAAGAGGCCACAAAATTACTTAAAGAAGTGCACGCGAGGACATGCGGaccccacatgaatggatttGTCCTCACTAAGAAAATCCTGAGGACAAGatattactggatgaccatggaacATGACTCCTGTAAATTCATGCAAAAGTGCCATCAGTGTCAGATACATGGGGATCTGATCAAGGTTCCACCCACAGAATTACATGCAATGAGTTCTCCTTGGCCTTTCGTGGCGTGGGGAATGGATGTTATAGCACCCGTTGAGCCTCCGGTCTCCAACGGGGATCACTTCATCTTAGTCGTcatagactacttcaccaaataG